aaCACACGACCACCGACAGAGCAGTTGCGCAATACCcattaaaatatcaatactTGCAagttattaattaaaattctAAACAAAGTACAAAAGGTAGATGCTATATATTACAAacataaacaaaacaaaaaaatatttaaattgaGAGAATAGgagaaataaattattatcgaAGGTGATATAACTGTACTGACGggaagtaaaaaaaaaaaaaaaatcaattcgTGAAAGTAGTGGTTGTggaaatacaaaaaaaaaaaacggtattaaaagaaaaacaaaaacgaTGCTTGCAATGGATTAAGAGTAATTAGGAATAAAAGTCTTTTGTAATTGACTGacaaccaaatcaaatcagTTAGTGgaaaatctttttcaagAACCTTCTAAATGAacctttcttcttttcttcagTCTTTCCCTTTGATGTGGTCTTTTTGACCGTGTTTGGTTCGGTTTTCTTTGCGGTTGGGTTTGTCTCTTTAGTCGGTGATTCCACTTTCAGagatttcaattcatccTCAGGAACATCAACTTTTTCAACAGTGATTGGTCCATCAACACCAGCAGCAAGCTTGGCTTCTCTTGTCAATCTTTCCTTTTCTGATTCTGTTGGTTGGATTTCTTCAAGGGTTACCCCAGCACCTTCACGAGCCTCGACAGCAGCAGTAATATCCTTTTCGCTACCTTCAGCTGCAATGATGATTTCTTCCTCTTTGGTGTGAACATTTCCAGATTCTTTGATGACAGGTGATGCGTCAACTTCCTTGGCTTCAGAATCAGCTACTGCATTTGGATCTAAAGTCTTTGGGTGCTCCTCAACCTCAGTAGCATTAATTGGTTCATCAGCAAAATCATTAACGACTACCGGTGCTGGTGTTGCCAAAACAGGTTCGGTTTCAGTTTCTTGGACTGGAATTGCGGCAGCAGTTTGATCAACAGTTGGTTCGGTTTTGTTTCCTGGAACTGCAGACTCTGGTTCCTTGTTGTCAGCAACTGTCGGGTCAAGAGACGTTTCTGCACCAGTACTAACTATGTTATTGGCATCAGTGTTGGGAGTCGACTTTGGCTCTACAACAGCTGTTTCTGCAAAACCAGCAGCTGGCTTAGGGGCTTCAAGATCTGAATCGAGTTTTGATTCTTTGATAACTGGCTCTGTGATAGAttcttttggtttttcGATTGACAGAGTTTGTGGTTCGTAGATAAGTGGTGTGGCAACATCGTTACTAGTAATATGCCCTCCGTTGGTGGTAGATCCCAATGTGTCTGGATGGTCAGCCAATGCAGTGGTGGCAGtggcagcagcagcagcagtgGCACCACCAGCAGCTAACCCAGCAACGGTATTCTTTGAATGACTCTCTTGAGTGGTTGGTTCTGGAGTGGCTTCCTCAGTGTCAATGTCGCTAGTACTATTGGCTTCATCAGCAGTAGCTGCTGCTGCTTCAGCAGCtctttgtttctttctaGCTTTGTATTGTAATTTCTTaacctttttcttttgtttctttctttcttctggAGTTAAATCAGAGCCTTCAACTAAAACGCCAGTTGATGGAACAGCGATCAGCGATTGTGGTTCGGCATTTGCGGTGCCTACTTCAGTAACGTCTTCATTCAAGACTTTGACGTCGGTATCCTCGACTTTCTCAAATGCAGACAAAGCTTCTTTCTCCTTTGGAATGAAGATACCTGGCTCTCCAGCAAGAGATTGATGGTGAGGCTCTTCTTTAGGCAAAACTGTGGTcttcaaattatcattgtCAGAATTGGTTTGGTTTGCAGTTCCAACTTCAGTGACGTTTTCATTCAACGCCTTGGCGTCAGTATCCTCAACTTTCTCAAATGCAGACAAagcttctttttcttttggaaTGAAGATACCTGGCTCTCCGGCAAGAGATTGGTGATGAGGTTCTTCTTTAGGCAAAACTGTGGTGTTCAAATTTTCTTGGTTGTCAGAACCTTTTTGAACTGCTACTGGGGTTACAGGTAAGCCAGATTCGGGAATTAAGGATCCTGGAACAGCAATCAACTCCTTCAAATGGTCTTTGGTGATAATGTTATTTTCAATACCACTTTCGTCTCTGGTGATGTTTTCTTCAGGGTTAATTCTCCATTCACCGTCAACAacatatttataaataacaTCTTCAGCTTTAGGTGGTAATGGGACTTGTAATGAAAAGGAGCCATCTGTCTGCTTAAGAAGTGGTAAAGACTTGGCCCAATTGTCGAAAGAACCAGTGACAATTACGTCTTCAGCACCCTTTGGcctaaacaaaaaagaatctGTTAGTATCGAAAGATAAGAAGATTGTTTTGTTGTCAATGCTTTATTCTTCTGTGCTTGACTAAGATTGCTATTGTATATAGAATGACTCGAAATACGGTTCCTACTGGTGCACACTGACTAGACAGTCACTGGCTGTATATTTGCAGTACTAGCTCAAGTGTTCTGGGGTATTCCCATTATTTTACCATTTGAAACAAGCATTTGTTAACGGCTTCAAGcagacaaaaaaaacctaGCAAGTTGATTACTCGATACATACCATTTAAATGTATAATGAAGTGACATGGTTCCAACAAAACTAATATCAAACGTTTCAAACTAACTATTGTCAAGACAATTACGATTGAATAtgtattgaaaatgaatatgttaaaaaaaaaaaagagaaggAAAAGTTTTcaagggaaaaaaaaaaaaaaaaataaataaaatagaaaaagTGGGACTCGAAGAATGTCAgggaaataaaaaaaataaacaaaaaaaaaaccggGCAAACATTAAACCCACCACTTCCAATCgtcaaaagaaaaaaaaaaaaaaatctcaaCCGCAACGGTGAAACCTTAAGCCAGCAAATATAATCTGGAGAATTTTAGTGAACCCAATTGACACAACTAGTGTAGAATCAATACTACTTACTGAAATACAAGAAACTGGGCTATCTGGCAAAACACATTCGTCATCTTCATGTTGGGTAAAACAATTTAGAATTTGTAAATGGATGATGATAGGTATTTGTGTAATAATTGGATTTGCACGTACTGTATGTAGCACGATGGTTTTGTGTGCGAAACAGAAACCATTACGGTCATAGTTGTAGCTACTTCTGCCAACGCCAAGTTTTCTATAGACTGTTTTAACAGAGTCCAGTAAAGTTTATCTTTGCCATACCGATTGAGAGCCAGGGAGAGCTAGATTATGTAGACTAGCAATCAGATGAAGATGACCTTGCCAATTTGGGTCAAAAGTTGCTATTTCTGGTAAACCAGCTCATGCGCAATTTCATAAAATTTTCCTACACATTGCGGCTATCATGATACAAACTAACTTTTATTGAACAGTACAAACTTAAAAGCTTAACAACACTGGCAACAAGACAAATGCGTGGACAAAACTAATCACAACCAAAGAGAGCCACATCCtgaaataataaacttCAAAGATCTGAGATCTTGTAAAGGCTAAAACTGAAATACCGATCAATTTTGTTAATGTGACCCCACTTATCAACGAGCCTCCAACACTGCACAATGCGTTATGTGCTTTAGTGTTTCTGAATTCCGCATTCAAGCTGGTTATTGATGTTCTGCGAGCATTCTCAGGCTCAGCGTTCACAAGGTTATTGTACAATTCCTGTTCAGCAGGATTGTCAAACATCTTGACTTTGGGCACGCAATAGGCTCTGGTCAAGTGTATAGTAAACTCAACGGCAAATCCAACACATATAACCAAATTGACCAAAGTGACTGCGTTTAGGGATATGGACCATAATGCCAACACTCCACCGATGTTAATCATGATTGCTGTGATTGTCATTGTGAGAATGCTTGCGGCTCTAAACGAgttcaacaaaaatatgCTTACTACATATATGATAGTCATAGCTACTGCCAATAAAACCACTGTCAACAACACAATATTCTGGTATTGTGTgaagaatatgaaaaatGGAGAGTAGGCAAAAATGTCGATTGAGGGAATCAACTTGGTAATTTCCTTCACAATATTCTCTCCACTTTTGTAGGCATTGATAAACTCTTGCTGACCCCTTAACGGAACAAAAGAAGTTCGGAAATAGCTCGAGTCGATTTTCCCACTTGTTCGGGATATAGCCTGTCCATGTGCAGCTTTTCCACCCAATGGACACGGGTCGGATGGCTCTTGTATCCAGtcattaaaataaaacataAAATCTTCTTTAGGAAAAGCTTTCATACTTGAGTCATAAGGAGGATCGTGATTTAAATAGCATGATTGGCATTGACGCTGAGGGGCAGTGGGCGAGCAAAAATCTGGtgttttttcaaaaatggtACTCTTCCTAAATCGACAACATTGATCCAAATCTGGGTTCAACCAACTGAAGAAATCATCCAACCAGTTGGATGCAGGTTCAGAAAGCATTGATATGCGTGAACGTTTTACCTCTTGCTCCAAAATGTTGGCCAAAGAAAATTCATCACAAGCAGAAAACTTGCCACAGATTTTCTGTTGATTCAGTCTTTCGGTATAATCCAAGTCCTtaacaacaaagaaaactGGAGGACCAACGTTCAAGAATTCATATActgaattgaaataatcGACCAAGTATGATGTGGAGGGTATGGCAATTCTTTGGTCTAATCCGAGTTGAATTTTGGGAAACAAACTGAGGGAAATCCCGACCCATAACACAAATAAAGCCACTACCTTACCCTTTGTGCTTTTCTTTAACAAAAATGGGGCATAATGGTCACCTATCCAGTGAGAAAAATTGTATTCAAGATGCACTGGTTCGTGGGTATCATCACCGtttatttgaattggaGGGATTGTAATCCAAGGAACACAATCAACTCTGTTATCTTCTAATCGACGCTGATCTAATGCTAATAACCCGATAAAACATGTCATCTGTAGTAAGAAGTTGATTAAAACCGCACCAGCACCGTAGTATGCAAAATTTTTTACTGCCGGCATACCCACGGTAGTGGCCAACAAAAACATGCATACCTGCAAAACAGCACTTATAAAACACGAAGGTCcgatatttttcaaagcGTGAGAGATCCGTGCCTCCAAAGCCAAGTCAGGGTTCCCCTCACTTATTACGTGTAACTCATGAACAATTAAGAATATATTATCGATACCTATTGCCAACACCAAAAAAGGGATCACCTCAGCAATGATGAGCGTAGATCTTAATCcgataaatgaaaaaaatccCACAGATGCTGTTACCGATAgcaatattataattatactTGAAAGCCCCAATGTAAATCTTGTCTTCACTAATGAGTAAAAATGTGCAGTTGGCAATTTACCCCCAAGTGCCAAAGAAGCGTATATAAACATTACCAAGTATGATATGGCGATAGTTTTTATGTCTGTGTTTGAAGATTGATTAAGTTCTTCCTTAAGGGAGATCTCGGTGCTGTAAGCtatattcaaatttggGTGCTCGGCTTGTAAATCAGCTGCCCATTTTTGGAACAGATGCTCATACGAGATTGTTTTTGCAGTATAGTTTCCATTCTGGGTGTCACTGTTTACCAATACCGTTACTGTAAATGCCCTGGCCTTGGAAACATCGTTattatcaaacaaaatatttGGTTTCAACGGTTGTTGAAACGTGGGCAAACAGTTTACTGGAGAGTCAACGCAACTCTGCAATTTTGACTTCCAGTTACTCTCTGTCAATCCAGAAATATCACCTTGGAAATACTGCGTAAATGATTGTAAGGCACAAGTCTCGTCTAATGGTTTAAAACAGATATCGGATAAACGCACATTTTCATCCAACTTGTCCAATTGTGACTCTTTGTCAAACCACCACTTGACAACTTCCCAGTTCAAAACAGGCCCACCATCTTTTGCACTTATAATCACTTGTTCAATTCTAAACCATTCGCCGAAATTAGATTCAAAAAACTGTTGGTTTTTGTAAGATGGGTCACTAGGACTAACCCAAAGCTTGACAGGGTCGGTTTCAAGTTGCAACTTGAAAAGTCCCAAGGAGAGCAAAACGACAATTGTTAAACTAGTTCCAATTGAGATCCCGGGGAATTTAGAACAAAAGTACCCAATATTGGCAAACAAGTCTTGAATTTTCAGTCCCAATTCGCTCAGAAATTGTTTTGCCCGTTTTTTCCCAATGCCAGCATAGAATAATGGGTTTATCATAGTGCTTTCGTCATCCTCGGAATCTTCCACAATTGATCGTCTCcgttcttttttcaatttcgCCAAGTATACGTGATATCCTCCTAATAGTATTATCAAGCACGACCAAATAATTATGATACTAAATGAAAAACATGGCAAAACACCAACGGTACACTTTTTGGTTAAATCTTTAGCATGTGGCAATTGTGGGCATGACTCCTCACAGTCAGTACATGCACATTTATATTCTTTGTCGTTGCAATCACGAAGTGGTTCATTTCGCAAAACAAGACCCGATTGGGGTTGTGGGAGTTTGTATTTAAAGTTGATTTGGTAAGGGGATCCACCCAACAATGGTTTTTCATCTCCCAaaaactttaaaaattgCAGGTAATTCTTTGCTCCTCCACCAATCAAATCCATAGCATAACCGTTAGTTGCCAGGAACTTTACATTTTTGCACGAGTCAAAAAACTGTTTGGCCATTTCCGGTTCCACATATTGGTTTATCTCGGTGACTATTTCTTTGCCTGTGTCTCTGGCGGTTTCGGttttaacaatttcaacaaattggGATTCATTGGGTGAGCAACTGAATTGGCAGAAGAAGTCATAAAAGTTCTTTCGGCACGCCGGGCATGATGAGATTAGAGGGTCGACTCTTTTTAAGTTCAGTtccaaaatatcaatttgttcGGGAGAACAACAAACGTAGTCGAAATCTTCTCCAcatattgattttaatttctcTCGTGATTCCAGGCTTGCCTTTACGGCCGGGACAAACCCAGCACAAGGTAATGGTTTTCCAAACACCGATTTTTTACCACAGTTTCCATAGGTGTTGCAATAGCCTGGCTTGTGTGATGCTAAAGCGATTGCAAGGTTGATTAATAGGAATAAGCTAATAACCCGCATACTTTCTAGTGGTAACCAAGAAGTAACAGCTAAAGGGTAAAAATCTCAATTGAGGAGAAAAAaagggggagggggggggggaatGTGGTTTTTGGATTGGAACATTTAACAAAGGTCGTGCGACAGTTTTGGTAACACACATGGTCAAAAATAGGGAGAGTATTTACTCACTCATTGGATGGTTAGTAAGGCATTATGGAATGGTTATTCCAATGATTGAAGATTTCTGGATGTCCTCCAAAAGGTAGCATGATTGAGTATTTCCAGAATAGCTCGCATAACGTTATTTACTGATACATCACAGTTATTGGGTTACTAAATTCGAgagatgaaaaaaaaaaaaaaaacacacacacatttGAATACGCGTTTTCACTCCTAGCTCAACAATGTTGATTGGTATATCTGGTACATTAAGCTCAGGAAAGACTGAAGTTGCTAGATACTTGACCTTTCAAGGATTCAAGctaatttcttttaaacAAGAATACGATGAATCAGATGCCACTACGCCAGAGGAAGATGAAGTATCTCGCGAGATGACAGATTTGACAATCGATGGGGATTATAAAATGGAGGTTTTCAAACATTTTGACGAGTTGAGTGCTTTGGATAACTATGTGACGGTTAATTGGAGAGACAATTTTGTGATATCCCATATACAAGATATGAACATGTTGAAAGCATTACAGAAGAGACCATTTTTCCTTCATATTTCTATTGATGCCCCGGTGTATTTGAGGTATCAAAGATcaaaactgaaaaataGGTTTACGTTGGAACagtttgttgataaaaacgaccaattgttgtttaatgTCACTAACCCGTTGATTGAAATTAACAATCAGGCACAGGTGAAGATTATCAATACGTCGACCTCAATTAAAGatttgtttatcaaattgtCTGAACTAAACCTATTGAATAGTGCTCGATTGAGACCTACTTGGGATTCGTATTTTATGCG
This is a stretch of genomic DNA from Candida dubliniensis CD36 chromosome 1, complete sequence. It encodes these proteins:
- a CDS encoding conserved hypothetical protein (spliced gene) — its product is MSLHYTFKWPKGAEDVIVTGSFDNWAKSLPLLKQTDGSFSLQVPLPPKAEDVIYKYVVDGEWRINPEENITRDESGIENNIITKDHLKELIAVPGSLIPESGLPVTPVAVQKGSDNQENLNTTVLPKEEPHHQSLAGEPGIFIPKEKEALSAFEKVEDTDAKALNENVTEVGTANQTNSDNDNLKTTVLPKEEPHHQSLAGEPGIFIPKEKEALSAFEKVEDTDVKVLNEDVTEVGTANAEPQSSIAVPSTGVLVEGSDLTPEERKKQKKKVKKLQYKARKKQRAAEAAAATADEANSTSDIDTEEATPEPTTQESHSKNTVAGLAAGGATAAAAATATTALADHPDTLGSTTNGGHITSNDVATPLIYEPQTSSIEKPKESITEPVIKESKLDSDLEAPKPAAGFAETAVVEPKSTPNTDANNIVSTGAETSLDPTVADNKEPESAVPGNKTEPTVDQTAAAIPVQETETEPVLATPAPVVVNDFADEPINATEVEEHPKTLDPNAVADSEAKEVDASPVIKESGNVHTKEEEIIIAAEGSEKDITAAVEAREGAGVTLEEIQPTESEKERLTREAKLAAGVDGPITVEKVDVPEDELKSSKVESPTKETNPTAKKTEPNTVKKTTSKGKTEEKKKGSFRRFLKKIFH
- a CDS encoding sterol homeostasis regulator, putative (Similar to C. albicans NCR1), with product MRVISLFLLINLAIALASHKPGYCNTYGNCGKKSVFGKPLPCAGFVPAVKASSESREKLKSICGEDFDYVCCSPEQIDILESNLKRVDPLISSCPACRKNFYDFFCQFSCSPNESQFVEIVKTETARDTGKEIVTEINQYVEPEMAKQFFDSCKNVKFSATNGYAMDLIGGGAKNYSQFLKFLGDEKPLLGGSPYQINFKYKLPQPQSGLVLRNEPLRDCNDKEYKCACTDCEESCPQLPHAKDLTKKCTVGVLPCFSFSIIIIWSCLIILLGGYHVYLAKLKKERRRSIVEDSEDDESTMINPLFYAGIGKKRAKQFSSELGSKIQDLFANIGYFCSKFPGISIGTSLTIVVLLSLGLFKLQLETDPVKLWVSPSDPSYKNQQFFESNFGEWFRIEQVIISAKDGGPVLNWEVVKWWFDKESQLDKLDENVRLSDICFKPLDETCALQSFTQYFQGDISGLTESNWKSKLQSCVDSPVNCLPTFQQPLKPNILFDNNDVSKARAFTVTVLVNSDTQNGNYTAKTISYEHSFQKWAADLQAEHPNLNIAYSTEISLKEELNQSSNTDIKTIAISYLVMFIYASLALGGKLPTAHFYSLVKTRFTLGLSSIIIILLSVTASVGFFSFIGLRSTLIIAEVIPFLVLAIGIDNIFLIVHELHVISEGNPDLALEARISHALKNIGPSCFISAVLQVCMFLLATTVGMPAVKNFAYYGAGAVLINFLLQMTCFIGLLALDQRRLEDNRVDCVPWITIPPIQINGDDTHEPVHLEYNFSHWIGDHYAPFLLKKSTKGKVVALFVLWVGISLSLFPKIQLGLDQRIAIPSTSYLVDYFNSVYEFLNVGPPVFFVVKDLDYTERSNQQKICGKFSACDEFSLANILEQEVKRSRISMLSEPASNWLDDFFSWLNPDLDQCCRFRKSTIFEKTPDFCSPTAPQRQCQSCYLNHDPPYDSSMKAFPKEDFMFYFNDWIQEPSDPCPLGGKAAHGQAISRTSGKIDSSYFRTSFVPLRGQQEFINAYKSGENIVKEITKLIPSIDIFAYSPFFIFFTQYQNIVLLTVVLLAVAMTIIYVVSIFLLNSFRAASILTMTITAIMINIGGVLALWSISLNAVTLVNLVICVGFAVEFTIHLTRAYCVPKVKMFDNPAEQELYNNLVNAEPENARRTSITSLNAEFRNTKAHNALCSVGGSLISGVTLTKLIGISVLAFTRSQIFEVYYFRMWLSLVVISFVHAFVLLPVLLSF
- a CDS encoding deoxycytidylate deaminase (dCMP deaminase), putative (Similar to S. cerevisiae DCD1;~Similar to C. albicans DCD1), whose translation is MLIGISGTLSSGKTEVARYLTFQGFKLISFKQEYDESDATTPEEDEVSREMTDLTIDGDYKMEVFKHFDELSALDNYVTVNWRDNFVISHIQDMNMLKALQKRPFFLHISIDAPVYLRYQRSKSKNRFTLEQFVDKNDQLLFNVTNPLIEINNQAQVKIINTSTSIKDLFIKLSELNLLNSARLRPTWDSYFMRLADLAALRSNCMKRRVGCVIVRENRVIATGYNGTPRHLTNCNEGGCSRCNKGQGSGALLATCLCLHAEENALLEAGRDRIRGESVLYCNTCPCLTCSIKIVQSGIKEVVYAQSYSMDLQSHKVMSEANIILRQFQPPKDGIFI